Sequence from the Nitrincola iocasae genome:
CGTATCCAACCGTACCGGAATCGCCAAGGGCAAAACCGTGTTGGACGTAGAAAAGCGACTCACCCGCCTCGTACCCGCTGAGTTTTTACTGGATGCTCATCACTGGTTAATCTTACATGGCCGCTATGTCTGCACCGCAAGAAAGCCGCGCTGTGGTGCCTGTGTGATTGAAGACTTGTGTGAGTTTAAAGATAAAACCGAGTAGTTACACACAGGTATTTGTTACTCACATTATCTGTGGATAAATCTGTGATTAGTTTTTGGATCAATAGCGCAACTCAGCGCAGCACGGGGCTTTCAGCGAATTGATACAAAAACAGCCAGAAGAAATAAAAACCTTAAATATCATACACTTATCATAGTCAATAGGCGAGATAGCAAATTTCTTTTGATCTGGATCAATCAATTAGTGTCAAGTCTTTTCGCATGTGCAAAAGTCTGAAATTAAGGCTTGTTTTTAGTGTATTTTCAGTGCAGCAGAAGGGAAAACAGAGCCAGCGGATTACTCCGGCAGCTCTATTTCTATATGTGTTGCCGGACGGCAACAGCAGGTCAGTATCTCATCTTCTTTCAAATCAACCAGAGCGTCCTGTACCGCCTCTACCTGGCCATCAAGCAGCCTGACCTTACAGGTACCACAGTAGCCTCCCCGACAATTGTAGGCAGCAGGAATCTGCTGTGCCTCCAGTGCGTCTAAAAGAGAAAATTCATACTGATAGTAGAAGGTATGAAAATTATTAACCTTGATTCGGGGAATGCCAGCCATCGTATTTCTCAGAGATCAAAGCCGTCAAAATCTTCAGTTTCCACGTCATTATCGATCTGACCAACCAGATAAGAACTGATTTCAGATTCCTGCGGGGCCACCTGAACATTGTCGCTGATCAACCAGGCATTCATCCAGGGCAAGGGATTCTGACGTGCCGGGAAAATATCGTCCAGCCCCAGCGCTCGCATTCGCACATTGGTGATGTACTCAACGTAATCACCCAGAATGCGTGCATTCAAACCGATCATAGAGCCCTTGCTGAACAGGTAAACAGCCCAGTCTTTTTCCTGCTGAGCAGCCTCCTGAAAAATACCTATCACATCCTGACGACATTCGGTGGCGATCTGCTTAAAATCAGGGTCATCACGCCCGGACGCCAGAATATTCAGCATCTGCTGTGTACCGGTCAGATGTAAGGCTTCATCACGAGCAATCAGACGAATAATTTTGGCGTTACCCTCCATGATTGCCCGTTCAGCAAAAGCGAAGGAGCAAGCAAAGCTGACATAAAAACGAATGGCTTCCAGCACATTAACCGAGACCAATGTCAGGTAGAGTTTCTTTTTCAGGTTATACATGCTGGCATCCAGTGTCCGACCATCAACTTCTTTGATGCCTGGGCCATATAAGCTGTATACCGTCACCAGCTCAATAAACTCGTCATACAGGCGCGTGACTGACTCGGCACGACGTACAATTTCCGGGTTAGTCACTATCTCATCAAACACCACCGAAGGTTCGGTGATGATGTTGCGGATAATGTGCGTGTAGGAGCGGCTATGAATAGTTTCACTGAATGCCCAGGTTTCAAACCAGGTTTCCAATTCCGGCAGTGAGACGACCGGTAAAAAAGCGATATTCGGTGAGCGGCCCTGTACTGAATCCAGTAGCGTCTGATATTTGAGATTACTCAGAAATATATGCTTTTCATGCTCTGGCATATCCGAGAAATCCTTGCGATCTTTGGTCAGATCGACCTCTTCCGGACGCCAGAAAAAAGATAATTGTTTCTCGATAAGCTTTTCAAAAATCGGATATTTCTGTCTGTCATAACGAGCAACATTGACACTGCGTCCGAAAAACATCGGCTCAAGTGTGGCGTCGTGATCACTGGTACTAAATGTTGAATATGACATAACCGTTGCTCTTGTTCCTTGTGTGAGACCTAAGTGCGACCTAAGTGAAAAACGGAATCAGCCTGCGCTTTACAGCTTGCAGGCTCCCCCTTCA
This genomic interval carries:
- the yfaE gene encoding class I ribonucleotide reductase maintenance protein YfaE, with translation MAGIPRIKVNNFHTFYYQYEFSLLDALEAQQIPAAYNCRGGYCGTCKVRLLDGQVEAVQDALVDLKEDEILTCCCRPATHIEIELPE
- the nrdB gene encoding class Ia ribonucleoside-diphosphate reductase subunit beta, translating into MSYSTFSTSDHDATLEPMFFGRSVNVARYDRQKYPIFEKLIEKQLSFFWRPEEVDLTKDRKDFSDMPEHEKHIFLSNLKYQTLLDSVQGRSPNIAFLPVVSLPELETWFETWAFSETIHSRSYTHIIRNIITEPSVVFDEIVTNPEIVRRAESVTRLYDEFIELVTVYSLYGPGIKEVDGRTLDASMYNLKKKLYLTLVSVNVLEAIRFYVSFACSFAFAERAIMEGNAKIIRLIARDEALHLTGTQQMLNILASGRDDPDFKQIATECRQDVIGIFQEAAQQEKDWAVYLFSKGSMIGLNARILGDYVEYITNVRMRALGLDDIFPARQNPLPWMNAWLISDNVQVAPQESEISSYLVGQIDNDVETEDFDGFDL